The Methanothrix sp. genome contains the following window.
CATAATACTGAAATGGCTTTTGAAGAGACATTTATAGTATTCCTCATAAGTTGCTATAATATAGTATGTTGCATAAAATCGTCTATGAAGTATGACATATCCAATAGCTTTTATAGTATTCCGCATAAGTTGATATAATATTATGTTACAAAAAATAATCTATGAAGTGCGACATATCCGCCTAGATTTTAAATGGATTTACATGAAGTGACGCAGAGGACTATAGTGTAATAGTCTGATGTCACTGCTGTGAATGCTACTGACAGTACTCCCTGTATCTGCATTCCTCCCGTTCAGAGCATTTTCCAGGTTCCCTCTCGTAGAATATCATGTCCTGTATACCGTCCCTCTCCTCCACAAACCACTGCCTGAGCTCGTCGCTCAGGATAAAGAAGTCCCTCTCGATGTGCGGAGTCGGGTGACCTTTGGGGAAACTCAGGTAAACCGTGCAGCCGATGTTTATTGGCACCTCGTAGAGGCTCTCATAGACCAGCGCATATCCAGTTGCGGAGAGCCTGTGGAAGTCCATTCTCTGGCCGGTCTTCAGGTCGCAGACCATCATCCCTCCCATGTTTATCGCATCTGCGCTCAGGTTGCTGCTCAGCCCGAGGTACCTGCCATCCAGCTTGTGCTCCACGACAAATGGAAGAGCATGGTTTACAAGCGAGTCCTCGCTTATATACCGGTACTTTCCGAGGTAGGTGTATATCGCAGAGACTATTCTCGAGACCTCGAAAGACCAGAGCTTTCTGAGGTTATCGATGATCTCCCTGGGAGCATCTGATAAGCCAGAAGCCAGCATCTGCTTCTCTGCTTCCTTAATCGCATCTGGCATTCGTTCCATGAGTATCTGGGCGAGAGACGTACAGACATCAAGTCCCTGCGAATAGATCAGCCTTTTCGCAAGGGGAAAAAGCCTGGCGATCGCCTGATGGTATATCCGCCCGGCGACCATCTCCACGCTTGGAGGGACATCAACTCTCATAACATGTCTCAGGAAAGCATCTCTCCTAGTCTCGCAGTACTTATCTGCGATCTCCCAGACCGGCAGAGTTATATCATGAGGCGGTGAGAGTTCTGACCTGTACCAGTTCCAGCCTCTCAGCTCCTCAGCTATACCTCTATCCCGGGCTGCAGGTATGAGCTTTTTCAGAAGGTACTTCCTCTCCTCCTCTGAAAAGAAATACATTTGACTCCCTCCCATGCACCTTTAAATACATTCGCAGTAGCGCCTGTACTCGCAGTCTGTGCATCTGGCAGGATTTCTGGAGTGGGTTGGTTCTGTTTCGTCCTCAACAATCCTCCTGATTTCCATGATCGTCTTCATGGTCCTGCGTCGCAGCTCGTCTGTGATATCTATCCGGACGTTCAGGCGCTCCCTGCTGTAGTGGATGAATCCCCGGCGGACTGTGGCCCTGAAGCAGTCCTCGACGAGAAGCGCGTATGCAACCAGCTGATACTTATGGTTCAGATATGCTGCGCCGTTATTTGAGTATCCAAATTTGTAGTCCACAGGTATAAGCTCCTTCTCGGTCTTAACAAGATAATCGAGAACACCGCGCAGACCGAGAGACTGACTCATCAGCTCCACACGGAAGAGCTTCTCCGCGCTGTCCAGCTCCGGATCGTAGAATACCGCGCCCTTTCTCCTTTTCTCTCTGGCCGTGATGGACTCGTGTGCCTCCTTGCCTGAGTCCAGCTTTTGATCGGGCGGCTTCGGCACATGAAGTACATGATCGAAGTATATTATCTTCGGGCAGTAGAGGTACTGCTTTACATCGCTCACGCTTATCATATG
Protein-coding sequences here:
- the cas4 gene encoding CRISPR-associated protein Cas4; translated protein: MSDVKQYLYCPKIIYFDHVLHVPKPPDQKLDSGKEAHESITAREKRRKGAVFYDPELDSAEKLFRVELMSQSLGLRGVLDYLVKTEKELIPVDYKFGYSNNGAAYLNHKYQLVAYALLVEDCFRATVRRGFIHYSRERLNVRIDITDELRRRTMKTIMEIRRIVEDETEPTHSRNPARCTDCEYRRYCECI
- the cas4a gene encoding type I-A CRISPR-associated protein Cas4/Csa1, with translation MYFFSEEERKYLLKKLIPAARDRGIAEELRGWNWYRSELSPPHDITLPVWEIADKYCETRRDAFLRHVMRVDVPPSVEMVAGRIYHQAIARLFPLAKRLIYSQGLDVCTSLAQILMERMPDAIKEAEKQMLASGLSDAPREIIDNLRKLWSFEVSRIVSAIYTYLGKYRYISEDSLVNHALPFVVEHKLDGRYLGLSSNLSADAINMGGMMVCDLKTGQRMDFHRLSATGYALVYESLYEVPINIGCTVYLSFPKGHPTPHIERDFFILSDELRQWFVEERDGIQDMIFYEREPGKCSEREECRYREYCQ